The Anopheles maculipalpis chromosome 3RL, idAnoMacuDA_375_x, whole genome shotgun sequence genomic sequence ctcGGACGTCATCATCTCCTGCACCCGAACCAAACGCTTCTGATTTTTTACGGAACGCTGTTCCTCGCGGACACGATTCTCAGTCTTTTGAACTGCCAGCTTTAGCTGCTCTTTGGCGCTGGTAGAGAACTTTAGGTGTGGCTTCTGAACGGCTATCGTAGTCGCATACAGTTCGTTAAAGTGGCCTGCATACTCGCTAAAAAATGGATGCGTTGTCAGTTGATCCAGCGTAGGAAGCGATGACTTGCAGGCATCTTTTGACAGGATCGATTCCAGCAGCGATTCTACAAAGATTGAAAGCAATGTATCCGGACGAACACTACGAACATTGCTACCTTTACTTACTTAAACTATCCGGACAGTCGCTTATCTGGCGTGCGTAAGAATCCTGCAACGGATAGCCCATACACATCTCGTACAGCAAATGGCCAAAACCGTACACATCAATCGCTTCGCACGTATTGATCTTACTGTGCTGTACGAAAAATGGTCGATAGAAGGAAGGAACACCAAAGATGAAATTCTCCACATCCATCAGCTTCGCTATCCCATCCACCACGATCACGTTGCCACAATGTACATGCCCGCACGCCATACCCTTCGAGTGGAGGAATCGGATCGCTTCCAGCACTTGTCGTGCATACAGTGCTAAATCTTTCAACGGCAACGGTGTCCTCCCTTTCGGGCTGCCGTACTTCGATAGGAACGGATTGCATGGACTAGCGGAGCAAAGCACATCCTTCAAACTCCCCTGCTTGTAAAACTTCCTTATCACTAGCGCACCACTATCGTTCGAAGCGATATGCTCGATCGGCACAATGTATGGATGCTGCACACCTCCGAAATTCTTCAACACCGTATGAATGTCCTTCTCGTCGATGTATCGATCGGGGCCAAACTCGGTCCAGCTCAGGATAAGATCATCGCGCCCACTGTGGTCCCTAGTGCTGCTGTTGTAGTCCTTCTCGGTCGAGGTAGTCACGCAAACTTGCGTCGTGTGCTGCTTACCATGTGACTGCGAGCTTGACTTGATCAGATGATGCTTGGTCGTCGAATGTCCGGGCGAATGCTTATTGCCCTGCGGTTTGTGTACTACCTTGAAATAGTGTTTTCGCAAGCGCCACCCGATCGGGCCGAGTGACTGCCCGAGCGTATATACGCCCTCGGTGCGCAAGCTCATCGACGCATACTGTAGGGCCAAATCTGTCGAATTGGGCAGAAACGGTACAGTTGGAAACCATTAACGAAAGGTCGAACGAACCAAAGCGAACATTACGTACCATGGAACGGCGTCGAGTAACTGTCCGGATCGATGAACTTTTTGGTTGGTAACGATGATGCCAAAATGGGATTCATTAGTACCTGATTTATATACTCCTGTAATGCGTTCAACCGTTCAGCTACGAAATCTGGGCGCATATTACCTAGAGAAGGAAAGGGTAAAAGGAAGGGAAGCAGTTTGGGACGGGTAGTTGTGGACAAGGTTGTAAATTAAGAACCGGATGCAGAGTAGGTTGCCATACACGGACataggaaaggaaacacacaaagaaagagagagaaagagagaaaaagtgaTCCGATTAAAATCGTATCTATAATCAAACTGTTGTAGCCCCATGGCCAGAGCTGACCTGACCGGTCACAGAGTCCTTGTATGGGCGGGCAAAGTTAGAGAGTTTGTCATGAAGAGAAACGAGCGAGAGTGTCTACTGCTATCGAACATAGAACGCTACGAAACCGAATCCGGTTAGGGTGGTactgttaaaaaaatgtagtaaaaaaacacatgtccTTCCATAGTAGTCACATGCCTACAGTACTGTACTGGTCTTTGTTGCTTGCTAACATGCTCATACAGTGCATTGCTGTTCGTACACCTACTTACATACTTAACCAAAAATCCAATTTCAAATTGACAGATTAAACAGATTTTGGCTGCATATATTGATTATTCAAATTGTTCTATGAAATTTGTCTTAAATTATTGtatcaatattatttaatGCATTGTTTAATAAGGATCCATACTAGAGAAAAGATAAACTAGCTCCATCCATTGCTAGGAGTCTCTTGCCGAGCTATTTGCCAATTCTTTGAGCCAAGAACTGAACAATAATCGATCGAAATTTTAGCTGAGACAGAAGAGAGTGATGCTGAAGTAATGATTGCATAAAATGTAGACTAACTTGGGCAAAGAAGACAAATTGACCATGGATAAGCCGATATTGATTAATTGATTATTGATtgaattaaataattcaatgTAACTCAAATCCTGCGAGCAAAAGTATTTTCAGGTGTCGCAAgattaaaatcaaattttcagaATCAATTCTTCGATATCTTGAGTCCGTAAAAttaagataaaaatattccgaTAAAGGCATGCTTTAAACATTCTAATTGCCGCTGCTGGAGTCTGTTAAGAGCCTCAAGGATCGACGCTTCTCCTACCcttgaaataatattttcacaaGCATCGTCATCCCAATGATTGTCACGTTTTTGATTAACATCTTGTCCAGGatatttcccccccccccccccttcccccttaaaaaaatattctgggCCGTGTAGAACAAATCCACAATTACATTCCTTCGAATGGTTTGGCCGCTGGCTGCTTCAAGTCACCTGATAAGATTGTAGCATATTAACTGTATTTCGAATACTCGGTACAAAAGATTACAGACAGACGAATTAAGTGCAAGATCACAAGGTCATCACGCGAAAGCTagaaaaacttcaacaaaacagaaaattctAGTTTACGTGCGATTTTCTGTGCATTTACCAGAAAGATAGCACACGTAGCGAttggaaatattttgaatGATAATTCTTAACATGTAGTAAAACAAAGCTACTGAAATTAGGACTTGCTCAcctaacaaatttaaaaagcgACCAGAACCCCTCAGTAACTTATTGAAAAGCAATGAATTGCtgaaaaactaaataaatgtaaaataatgtcCCTCCTACAAATACGACCGACACTGTACATCGTCTGTGTCTGAAACTTGGTGCACAAGTACACATAACTTCACCACACATACGCATCAAGCATCATCCGTCGTCCTCTGTTccgaaaaaagcgaaaactgATGCATCAGCGAGCAGCGCTACTGAGCTACAAGCGCTGTATATGATACAGCCACGACCGAAAACCGGACGATGAATGACCACGGGGGCTGGGGCGGGTTGGTAtgcaagaaaagcaaataGCAAACGGTCTCCCCGAAAAACCCTAACCCGCCCCACCCTTGCCTGCAAGGATATTTACGTCCGAGGATGAAAACGACAGGGAACGGGGAGTTCCCATCCCATAGATTGGAGGTGGGaatgtgtaaaacaaaaacatctatCGATCGGAACCGGACTTCTTCTGTCGTTGctgtgttgtatgtgtgtccgTAGTGGGACGATGCGTGTGTTCACACCTTATCGCTCGTTTTCAGTACATCCTTGCCCCTGTTCCGTCTATCCTTTTTCCCAAGCGCGTACGGTTTTACGATGTTACTATTTCCTACTGGCGCcagggagcttttttttagttttgtgcCTCAGTCGCTTTACAGCATTTTTCAACGGGTATTGCTGTATattgttgaattttgtatTGTGTACTGGGTGATGCATTTTTTCGTGGTTTCGTCTGTCCACTCTCGCTCTTTTCGCATGACAGTTTTATCAACACGactgcaataaaatattaaaagataATTCACTTATTCTAACATTTAATCCATACAATATTACAACACAACTACCGTACAAAGCTGGGGACACGGTTCCTTATGCGCGCAAGCCCTCTTTCCCCACTTACCAATTAGCTTCTTGCCGGGGAATGATAAATCGATCCCGGAAATTTGCAAACACTTGTTGAGCGAAGCAAAATCATTGTAGCGCCGCAGAATGCGCCAGCTGTTTTCCGGGCACGGTCCGCGCTGTACTCGCAACACATACTCCTGGGAGGTGGGGAGCGGGGCCGCCGCCGTTCcgatgacacacacacacacacatacacgtataCATGGTGTGGTGATGGAAGGATTTCGTGACGGGATTGGTATGAAACGAACGGAACGAAAAaccgataaaaataaaaaaattaaaaagccaTGTGTGTCGGGGGacgaaaagaaacagaaaatacAGGATAGTAAGAATCACAGCGACGGACAGTAAAAGCATGGAAATTTGTAATGTGTGGGGGAGAGGAATTTTAAAAGCCACCGGAAGCAGAAAAGGATATTCCATTCCGCTTTTGCCGTTTTggccagtgtttgtgtgtgtgcgcgtgcaaGTAGGTGTGTGGGTGCGGTGTGTGACTCATCATCAGGTCGTTCgggtcgtttttcttttcgtttttcgcaAACTTTACGCGCCTCTCATGGTTCCGATTACATCCGTGGCCCAATCGATTACCAAACGGAGATGGTTCCACCATCACACCAGCGGATCCGAACCGGAAACAAtagttacaaaaataaaacggagGACTGGGAGTGGGGAGGgaaaacaagcagcgaaaggTAGGCCCAATCGCAGGCCCAAGGAAACTTTACTCACCGTATGCCCATGGATGGTTTGTGCTGTTTCGATCGTGCAACAGCAGGTCTCGGTGTCGTCTAGCGTAACCTTTGTTGTGGTTTCGGTTTGCTCATATAGTGCCATTTGGTGGACGTGGTGCGGAGCGACGAAGTGCTTTCCTCCGAACCCGGAATGCAAACAGAAACGGAACACAAAACGTAGCCGGATGTGTTGATCCTTGCCTCATTGAGTTGCCGAGGTGGCAAGTTGAATGTCCTTACTGTTTTCTCCCGGATGGTGGGACTGTTCTCATTGTAGCACAGATTTTTTCCACGCACagattttttcccctcctcACCGGATCTAATGGTTCATTACCGGGAACAATCCCAGGGTAGGTTAACACGCGCATACACacgtgtacactttttccatccAGCACATCCTGCGCACCATGTATCTCGTTTTATGAGGATCGCTCTTTGCCTCCGTCTTAGCTATTCCATTTTACGACCGGAAGTTTTCGCACTGGGATTGGCCACTGGTATGCTTTTATGACGCACTGCACGAGTCTGGCAGGATTGACTTACAGCGCTGGCCACCGTGAATGCACCAGCGGCAGCATCTGGACGATTCCTGAAATGCACCTGAGCTCGACAGAACAGAACGgataccaacacacacacacacactcacggcTAGTGAACGTAGGACGAAAACAAATCCGCTTGTACCGTAGCGCACCTTTTTGCACTGGATGAATCGCACAAAGAATGTTGTTACGGCAAAAGCAGAACCACGAACAGAGCATCAAAAACAACTGCGCTTTATCTAGTGCATATTCTAATGGGCCTGGTCCATGATTTTTTGGAGTATCTGCCAACGAACGCACTACGGTTGATTTCTGTATTTTGCGATTGTTGTACGATGGACCACAattgtgattgatttttctaCCTAGTGATGGGCATATACGATTCGGAGCTATCGTTCCAGCACAGCAGAGTGATTTCAATCCTATCCATCGTCGGTATTCGTATCGCTTTTTCCGTCCCACGAAgagcaaataaatttgaatgctCAGATATTTACCGGAAGTTAAAACTAAATGGCCATACTATAAGACATGGCAGTAAGTGCAATGTAATGTAAATGTCCAGTAtaacagtaaaaaaatccAGCATATGCCGTTGCATAAGCGGTCGGTTCTGTAACACCTGTAACATTCAACATGATACGGGGAGCAACTTTCAAATTACAGTAGATTGTTCGTATTACAATAGATTGTTCAACATATTCAGTACGGTTGGCCTTCAAGGATTCAACAAAGCTGCTGATGCTCATGTtagacattattttaaaacataacgACGCCAAGCAATTTGCTAAAGGATATGTTATGCTTACAAATCGTCAGGTGGTTCCTGAGATTTGTAGAAGCCACATTCTGAAAAAACTGCATAGAGGACATCCTGGAATAGAACGAATGAAAGAATTAGCTTTTAGTCATGTTTTCTGGCCGGAAATAGacgaagaatttaaaaaaaaaacttttaacttGCGGTTGATGCTCATTCAAAGTGGCCAGAAATCCCAACGGTACAATCCCAACTACAAGAAAGGTCGTGAATTTCGTGAGTGAAGTTTTCGCTCGTTTTGGAGTTCCGAACACTACCGTTTCAGATAATGGAAATCTAGGTTCCATTCCAGAAATcaggcatttaaaaaaaattagtgaAAAGAGGAGAATTCATCATTTGCGTTCACTACCTTaccatccacaaaaaaaattggtcaAGCGGAACGAGTTGTGGATACTCTGAAGCTGAAGCTTGCGAAAAATGAAAGAGGGACAAAATGTGTCCGGGTCCGAAACTGTCCGAAGCTGTCGGAAAAGTGATGTTCAATGTGCTTTTAGAAGAATGTCAAGGAGCGAGCTAATTATCTCGTATGCGTTCGACGCTTTCGAATTACAACCGGAACAGCCTTCTCTTCATGAATCTTCTCAACCGGAACAAGTTACACATCCAGAATTCCATCCATCTGTAGAAACATCTCAACCAATCCGAAGCACATCCATCCACAACGCAAAAGTCCGTccaaatttcaacgatttaatTACGAATAGTAAAGCGTATAAAAAAAGTAAGCTTTTCCTTCTCGATATAACATTTATTCAACAGTATTCTTTTTCGGTAAAACGCAGCATGTTTCACGCTATCGGTTCTAGTGCCGTGGTACTTGTCCCGGATGCGTGattgtacctcgcttgtagTATTTAGCCGTTGCATTCACTATACTCGACTTGAGTGATGCCGTGACCGACGTTTCTGGAGCcgattctgagttttctgccTTGAGAACAGCGGCACAGCGCcagtttttcaaataattcacTACAaattagaggaaaaaaaaaatacattacgATCCCAATAAATTTGCGATTGATTTCTGCTACTCACTTTTCCACATCCTAACGCATCCGTCGTCCCCGGTAGAGGCTAGCATCGTGCCCGTAATATTCCATGTTACGCGCCATACCGTACAGTAGTGGTCACCAAATTGGGCTGCCGGTTGTATTTCCAGTCTTGAGTTAGCCGTAGGATCGCTGGAGGAAAACAGTAAACGATTGTAGaagattatttgtttgttccacaaaaagctcCACCTTCTTTCCACTTACAGAATTGGTTTGAGGTTGAAAATTTGCACATCCTTACTAGCGACCGCCAAAATGTGATAACTGCGCCCCACGTTCGGTGCGAACGCTATATCGTGCACCGGTTCGGTAATGGAGTTGATCGTTTCCGTTTTCGCCCAGCGCCGCGCATTCTCACTGTACTCGAATATGAACACCTTGCCGCCCGTACTTTGCGATGAATCATCACTTCCGGCAGCAATCATTGCGGGATGCAGTCTAAACATCGACGGATTCCACGTCAGACAGCTCAATGGTATCTTTACACTAATCTCGTGCGATAATGTCCACTGGGACAGGTTCATAATGTCCGGCGCTTCATAGATCCGGATCACACCGTCCGCGGAACATGCGGCCAGCATCAGGCCTTGTGATTTCGGAGCAAACTTTACATCCGTCACGCTTGTACGCGAATCGACCAAGTTCGTGCGACGCACCCAGCGCTTTAGCGGTGGCATGGCTGGGTTGGTTTTTTCACCCACCGTTTCCTCCCAAACGGAAACGGTACGGTCAAACGAACTGGTTGCCAGCACTTGGCCAAATTCCGGGTGTGCCCATGATAAGCGCCAAACCGACCCGGAATGTGATTTCCAGCTAGACGTTACACTCCACACACCTTGCTCGTTTTGATCCCATACCTAAAATGGAACGCGGGGCAAACCACACAGTTTACAAATGGTACGAACAAACCACCGGCACCCGATGTAAACAACACGCCTCGGAAGGCGCGCATTTTCTTCGCTTACCTTCACGTACTGATCACTGCTGCAGGTGGCCATCCGCTGACCGTAATAATCGTACGCAACATCGTGAATTACGTCCTTGTGCTCGGTATGGATAATTTGCGtttcaaacataatttttctttcactgtaCGGGACGCTCGGTACGCAGGTTTTGTAGATTCGCGAGGCAGTGGCGAGCGTTTGACGTTTCTAGCCGTACGCTTTGACAGCTAGCCATCTTTCAAaacaagcaaaggaaaaaaggaaaatatacgTCTTTCAAACGGTCCAGCAAAAAACGGGAAATTGTTCAATGAAAAACAGCGCACATACTTGTGTTTTACAGTCCAAACGATTCATAACACGGtgctaaaacaaataaatccatTTACCAGCGGATGGTCCCGTGCTGCAGGTCATAAAATTTGCAACTCACCGCAAGAAAAGCATCCCGCGGGCAACGACCTTTCCGCTTGTGGTGCTGCTGCGTTAAATTTTTTGAcgtttggaaaaacgtcaagaaaaggaaaacaaataaaattccttCCTCAACGCAAAGTAGggaattctttttcttctctctcacGGTCGGTCGTGTGCTGCAACGGGAACCACGGGGTGGAAATGAGGCTTTCCTGGCTTCCCTAAGCAGAGCCTATAGTGTCGTCGTGTCTGTGTTCCACAGTATTACACACCGCACCGTCCGGTGCGGAGGCGTCAAGTATTTCGGATCGGAAAAGTGCTGCAAAGTTTTCCCCGGGtcggtggaaagaaaaagccGAAACATCACCAGCAACGTGTGAAGGAAATCACGCACGGAAGCCTAGGAAAATCGATTATCCAAGAGAGGAAGTAGACTTCCCGGTGAAGCTGCTGTTACTCAGAAAGAGGCACCGCACGAACCACACCGAAATATGGAAAATGGTATGTAGTCCTTTTATTGTGCAAgtcgtgtggttgtgtgtttggttttaagTGATAACATATCCCGTAGATGAGATAGTGCCAGTGGCTGGATTACGGGCCAGGTCgccatatgatagcatagccgtACTATTACCGTTAGCCTAGTGCGCTTTTTGGAACAGATGAAGCAAGTGGTGGCTGATTACAGGGGAAAAGAATGCGTTGGCTGTGGGGTGGTGGGGGACTAGGCGGTCTGGCATCTCTTTCCCGTTGGAAGGCGTTTGCTCCGATGCTCGCTTACACCCGTGACGGCATAAACTTGTTCAATTAATATGGGCCCAGCCTTCCCGACCAATCACGAACGATGGTGTGATGTTCGGCGGCGCGTCACCAGATCAAACCAACATGGGCATCTTTCGCTAGTGCGCACATATCCCACTAGCCCCCGACCATAGTGGCCAAACTAAATGACGTGAGCGTGTGTTTATGGGGggcagggagagagagagagagagagcagtgAAGGAGAAGGGAAGCAGTGGACATCCACGAGTTGTCGTGCCCCCAGTAGTTTGCGCGTTGATTGCATCAAGTGGATATGACCACCACGGTCGTCCTGAACAAATGCTTCCTAAACGAgataaaaaaggttttacgCCCATAATTGAACCGGCCTTCTTTGGTTGTAGAGCAAGCGATTATTGCTAAGGCTGCTTGCAACAAAAATTCTTCTATGAGCCGGTTTAATTTTGAAGctgcaaatttttatttcatttattttttttcctccccactTCGGTAGTACAATACATACGTTGTGCTCTTTCTCTCACGAACGTACGTATATTCTCAAgttcacgcacacaaacacacacacatcccaaCCACCGGCTGTCGCGTTTCGCAACGCCATTTGGCGCGCTctagtgtgtgcgtgcgtttcaAGGTCACTCATCTGTCGGCGTACGGGATAACCATCGTTACCGGTTAGTGTAAATagtaaacaaagcaaaaataaacacctTATCACAGTCGATCGCGCCCGGTGCATCTTGACGCAACCACCGGTGCATTGGGAAGGGAAGGGGTGGTGGGGACGGGAGACGGTGGTGGTTGGGTGAATGCAACTAGTTTGAGGGTGGgggattgttttcattttgatgCACGTGGATTTCTAACTGCGCCAACACACTTGAGATCGGTGAGCCTACATACTTGAAAAAGCTCTCTTAAGAGATGATCGTGGGAAagctttttccattttattcattttttttttgcagtaacATACTTTAATCCAGTACGttgttttaaaaagattttagtATCAGTTAAAACCAAATCTATTGTAGGGCACGATcattatttataatatttatgtTAGTTATTAGGGCATATAACAGTTACAATGTCAGACAATAGACTAAGatcaccttttttatttcgtaatgacggcctggccatatttcataaaatctaaaCTTATACCTAGATTTACAATCCTTAAACCGTACCTTAAACTTAAACCTAGAGAAGGtttaagtgcaccttatcccgggtgagctcggctAGATTAAGATTAAGATCACCTGCTATTGTGTAATACGTaaaatatgagattttaaaggcTAATTTTCAACGTATCGtttcagggtttttgtttttaaaatttagatGAAGATTTAGAGAATCACTACATCGGTTCTTTGTCTCTTTTAACCATTCGGATGAAAATATGGCCAAAACGAATTATACCATAAAATCAGATTCAGCAGGGTTCCTCGTTGTGAGGGTTGGCCGTCCACCTACGTGgtattcgatggccagcgtgaacTAGAAGGTCGTCACGCCAAGATGGAGAAGAtggttcaattttaaaattctaacaAACAAT encodes the following:
- the LOC126561795 gene encoding PX domain-containing protein kinase-like protein, with amino-acid sequence MALYEQTETTTKVTLDDTETCCCTIETAQTIHGHTEYVLRVQRGPCPENSWRILRRYNDFASLNKCLQISGIDLSFPGKKLIGNMRPDFVAERLNALQEYINQVLMNPILASSLPTKKFIDPDSYSTPFHDLALQYASMSLRTEGVYTLGQSLGPIGWRLRKHYFKVVHKPQGNKHSPGHSTTKHHLIKSSSQSHGKQHTTQVCVTTSTEKDYNSSTRDHSGRDDLILSWTEFGPDRYIDEKDIHTVLKNFGGVQHPYIVPIEHIASNDSGALVIRKFYKQGSLKDVLCSASPCNPFLSKYGSPKGRTPLPLKDLALYARQVLEAIRFLHSKGMACGHVHCGNVIVVDGIAKLMDVENFIFGVPSFYRPFFVQHSKINTCEAIDVYGFGHLLYEMCMGYPLQDSYARQISDCPDSLKSLLESILSKDACKSSLPTLDQLTTHPFFSEYAGHFNELYATTIAVQKPHLKFSTSAKEQLKLAVQKTENRVREEQRSVKNQKRLVRVQEMMTSEEEKKKIKQKAKHEQKQAKLRAQNSLQLNNGPPTTGPSGMAATVHLSSSTGGIVKSDSANSITSPQEALMSPPPHATDSGGSTSPQPPPSAPPIPGPPSSLPLFPPVDSGAPGSSSVSGKLAKSISGDESAGGGGGNRSALLQSICSFNKSGLKKISPTETGK
- the LOC126562502 gene encoding nucleoporin seh1, giving the protein MFETQIIHTEHKDVIHDVAYDYYGQRMATCSSDQYVKVWDQNEQGVWSVTSSWKSHSGSVWRLSWAHPEFGQVLATSSFDRTVSVWEETVGEKTNPAMPPLKRWVRRTNLVDSRTSVTDVKFAPKSQGLMLAACSADGVIRIYEAPDIMNLSQWTLSHEISVKIPLSCLTWNPSMFRLHPAMIAAGSDDSSQSTGGKVFIFEYSENARRWAKTETINSITEPVHDIAFAPNVGRSYHILAVASKDVQIFNLKPILDPTANSRLEIQPAAQFGDHYCTVWRVTWNITGTMLASTGDDGCVRMWKMNYLKNWRCAAVLKAENSESAPETSVTASLKSSIVNATAKYYKRGTITHPGQVPRH